One Lutra lutra chromosome 7, mLutLut1.2, whole genome shotgun sequence DNA window includes the following coding sequences:
- the FBXL22 gene encoding F-box and leucine-rich protein 22, with protein MHITQLNRECLLHLFSFLDKDSRKSLARTCPQLQDVFEDPALWPLLHFRSLMELKKDNFLLSPALRSLSICWYSSRVQVCSIEDWLKSAFQRSICSRHESLVNDFILQVCDRCPNLASVTLSGCGHVTDDCLACLLRCCPRLRALRLENCARVTNLTLAAVAAHGRALQTLHVDFCRNVSAAGLRRLRAACPRLALRAEHSAAMIPDQLPSASGTALRKLLPR; from the exons ATGCACATCACCCAGCTCAACCGGGAGTGCCTGCTGcacctcttctccttcctggacAAGGACAGCAGGAAGAGCCTGGCCAGGACCTGCCCCCAGCTCCAGGACGTGTTTGAGGACCCTGCACTCTGGCCCCTGCTGCACTTTCGTTCCCTCATGGAACTCAAGAAGGACAACTTCCTCCTGAGCCCGGCCCTCAGGAGCCTCTCCATCTGCTGGTACTCGAGCCGCGTGCAGGTGTGCAGCATTGAGGACTGGCTCAAGAGCGCCTTCCAGAGAAGCATCTGCAGCCGCCATGAGAGCCTGGTCAATGATTTCATCCTCCAGGTGTGCGACAG GTGCCCCAACCTGGCGTCCGTCACGCTTTCAGGCTGCGGCCACGTCACCGACGACTGCCTGGCGTGCCTCCTGCGCTGCTGCCCGCGCCTGCGCGCGCTGCGTCTGGAGAACTGCGCGCGCGTCACCAACCTAACGCTGGCCGCCGTGGCGGCGCACGGGCGCGCGCTGCAGACGCTGCACGTGGACTTCTGCCGCAACGTGAGCGCGGCCGGCCTGCGCCGCTTGCGCGCCGCGTGCCCGCGCCTGGCGCTGCGTGCCGAGCACAGCGCAGCCATGATCCCCGACCAGCTCCCCAGCGCGTCGGGCACGGCTCTTCGCAAGCTGCTGCCGCGCTAG